Proteins found in one Vallitalea guaymasensis genomic segment:
- a CDS encoding replication-associated recombination protein A, whose amino-acid sequence MDLFDMMREKTLETESPLAARLRPTSIEEVVGQEHIIGKGKLLYRAIKADKLGSLIFYGPPGTGKTTLAKVIANTTKAEFVQLNATISGKKDIEKVVNEAKNRLGMTLGSTILFIDEIHRFNKAQQDALLPYVEDGTVTLIGATTENPYFEVNSALVSRSRVFELKPLENKDIRKLIMRAIEDKEKGLGTFNAKINEEAIEFLSDRANGDARAALNAIELGVLTTEPDEDGIINIDIDVASECIQKRVINYDKNGDNHYDTISAFIKSMRGSDPNAAVYYLARMIYAGEDPKFIARRIVICAAEDVGNADPMAIQVAMAAADAVNFIGMPEGRIILSQAATYVACAPKSNAAYVAIDKALEDVKRIQITTIPSYLKDSHYSGAKKLGHGTGYKYAHDYENHYVEQQYLPDELVDEIYYNPTEQGYEKKIVEHFNNIKGKVK is encoded by the coding sequence ATGGATTTATTTGATATGATGAGAGAGAAAACTCTAGAAACTGAATCCCCATTAGCGGCTAGACTACGACCAACGTCTATAGAAGAAGTAGTTGGGCAAGAGCATATAATAGGAAAAGGTAAATTATTATATAGAGCGATAAAAGCAGACAAACTAGGGTCACTTATTTTTTATGGACCACCTGGAACAGGGAAAACCACCCTTGCAAAAGTTATAGCAAACACCACAAAAGCTGAATTCGTTCAATTGAACGCAACTATATCTGGAAAGAAAGACATTGAAAAAGTAGTAAATGAAGCTAAGAACAGACTTGGTATGACGCTGGGAAGCACTATCCTGTTCATTGATGAGATTCATAGATTCAATAAAGCACAGCAGGACGCCCTTCTGCCATATGTTGAAGATGGTACCGTAACACTTATCGGTGCTACTACAGAGAATCCTTATTTTGAGGTAAACAGTGCGCTAGTATCCAGGTCTAGAGTCTTTGAACTAAAGCCTTTGGAAAACAAAGATATTCGAAAGCTCATAATGAGAGCCATTGAGGATAAAGAAAAAGGATTAGGCACTTTTAATGCCAAGATCAATGAAGAAGCCATAGAGTTCTTGTCCGATAGAGCCAATGGAGATGCAAGAGCCGCTCTTAATGCCATTGAACTAGGGGTTCTTACCACTGAACCAGATGAAGATGGAATAATCAACATAGATATAGATGTAGCATCTGAATGTATACAAAAAAGAGTTATCAATTATGATAAAAACGGAGATAATCATTATGATACCATATCAGCTTTCATAAAAAGTATGAGAGGTTCAGATCCAAATGCAGCAGTCTATTATCTTGCTAGAATGATTTATGCAGGAGAAGATCCCAAATTCATAGCGCGAAGAATCGTTATATGTGCTGCCGAGGATGTAGGAAATGCTGATCCTATGGCGATACAAGTTGCAATGGCTGCCGCTGATGCAGTTAATTTCATAGGTATGCCTGAAGGTAGGATAATATTATCCCAGGCAGCTACTTATGTTGCATGCGCCCCAAAAAGCAATGCTGCCTACGTAGCTATTGATAAAGCATTGGAAGATGTGAAAAGAATTCAGATTACCACAATACCATCTTATCTCAAAGACAGCCATTATAGTGGTGCAAAAAAACTAGGTCACGGAACAGGATATAAATATGCCCATGACTATGAAAATCACTACGTAGAACAACAATATTTACCAGATGAACTTGTTGATGAGATATATTATAACCCTACCGAACAAGGGTATGAAAAGAAAATTGTAGAGCATTTCAACAATATAAAGGGGAAGGTTAAATAG
- a CDS encoding carbohydrate-binding protein encodes MKKKCFRNLVTFVICFVLMLNVSGLSISAQTTPNIQLYSAKLVTTTVGQCGSQLDYYATGYINVKNLSADKNITVHYTYDGSNWLDQSASYLKTLKDGSEVWSFSTPHKIYAPQHHTYHNCRFALKYEVNGNTYWDNNNGDNYLLQETTMIYNAPCTLSKSVVLLNECNRNDNFLSGSIYLKNLGYDKNVKVRYTLDNWKTYSEVDASYTRSYDNNTELWSFYTGGNNYQWDNDCEFAISYTVNGVTYWDNNFGSNYSFPK; translated from the coding sequence ATGAAAAAGAAATGTTTTAGAAATTTAGTAACTTTTGTAATTTGTTTTGTATTAATGCTCAATGTCAGTGGATTAAGTATCTCAGCACAGACAACTCCTAATATACAACTGTATTCAGCAAAATTGGTAACAACAACTGTTGGTCAATGTGGCAGCCAATTAGATTATTATGCAACTGGATATATCAATGTCAAAAACTTAAGTGCTGATAAAAATATTACAGTACATTATACTTATGACGGTTCCAACTGGTTAGACCAATCTGCATCTTATCTCAAAACATTAAAAGACGGCTCTGAAGTATGGAGCTTTTCAACACCTCATAAAATTTATGCCCCTCAACATCATACCTACCATAATTGTAGATTTGCTCTAAAATATGAGGTTAATGGTAATACATATTGGGATAATAACAATGGAGATAATTATCTACTTCAAGAAACTACAATGATCTATAATGCACCTTGCACTTTATCAAAAAGTGTTGTTTTATTAAATGAATGTAACCGTAATGATAATTTCTTAAGTGGTTCCATTTACTTAAAAAATCTAGGCTATGACAAAAACGTAAAAGTACGATACACTCTAGATAATTGGAAAACTTATAGTGAAGTTGATGCTAGCTATACTCGTTCTTACGATAATAATACAGAATTATGGTCATTTTATACTGGTGGAAACAACTATCAGTGGGATAATGATTGTGAGTTTGCAATAAGCTATACTGTTAATGGTGTAACTTATTGGGATAATAATTTTGGTTCAAATTATAGTTTCCCAAAATAG
- a CDS encoding carbohydrate-binding protein, producing MKRKYFRNLVTFMICFVLALNISCFSISAQTTLAETTNVQLYSAKILPTYGNIGNMVGYYSTGKIYIKDLGANKNVTIHYTYDDTNWLDQPASYQKTLEDGSEVWTFKTPEQSYTPTHQVEYNCKFAVKYEVDGNTYWDNNNGDNYFLQDTTMIYDAPFVLSKSVVMLDKDISTPHSLWGFIFLKNLAYDKKVIVRYTTDNWATYHDLNAHYNWKYDNDIELWSFDTMHDNSPFPVNSSGEYAIGYTVDGVTYWDNNFGDNYSFSPSPDSSN from the coding sequence ATGAAAAGAAAGTATTTTAGAAATTTAGTAACTTTTATGATTTGTTTTGTTTTAGCACTTAACATTAGTTGTTTTAGTATTTCAGCTCAAACAACATTAGCTGAGACAACAAATGTACAACTGTATTCCGCAAAAATATTACCAACATACGGTAATATCGGTAACATGGTAGGTTATTATTCAACTGGTAAAATCTATATCAAGGATTTAGGCGCTAACAAAAATGTGACAATACACTATACATATGACGATACCAACTGGTTGGATCAGCCTGCTTCTTATCAAAAAACATTAGAGGACGGATCTGAAGTATGGACTTTCAAAACACCTGAACAATCTTATACACCAACACATCAAGTTGAATATAATTGTAAATTTGCTGTAAAATATGAGGTTGATGGTAATACATACTGGGATAATAATAATGGAGACAATTATTTTCTTCAAGATACTACTATGATTTACGATGCTCCTTTTGTATTATCCAAAAGTGTTGTTATGTTAGACAAGGATATATCTACTCCACATTCTTTATGGGGCTTCATTTTCTTAAAAAATTTAGCTTACGACAAGAAAGTTATAGTACGTTATACTACAGATAATTGGGCGACTTATCATGATCTTAACGCTCATTATAACTGGAAATATGATAATGATATAGAATTATGGTCATTTGATACTATGCATGATAATAGTCCTTTCCCTGTTAATTCTAGTGGAGAATATGCTATCGGTTATACTGTTGATGGTGTAACTTATTGGGATAATAACTTTGGCGATAATTATAGTTTTTCACCATCACCAGATTCTTCTAACTAA
- a CDS encoding carbohydrate-binding protein, giving the protein MKKKLFRNLVAFIFCFMLILNINGSSILAQTPNVELYSAKMETTYADTGRMTGYYASGYIYVKNLNINKNVTIHYTYDGYNWYDQSASYYKTLSDGSEVWSFTTPHESYTPAHQYTYNCRFAIKYEVNGNTYWDNNNGNDYFLQCSSTSFNSPYALSKSVVMLDKTGRSYNSIYGSIFMKNLAYDKVVKVRYTTDNWQTYHDVDASYNCNLGNNVELWLFNTINDGSTIPWSCGGEYAVSYTVNGVTYWDNNFGDNYSFSPTQDPNLP; this is encoded by the coding sequence ATGAAGAAAAAATTATTTAGAAATCTAGTAGCTTTTATTTTTTGTTTTATGTTAATTCTCAATATCAACGGTTCTAGTATTCTAGCTCAAACTCCAAATGTAGAACTTTATTCTGCAAAAATGGAAACGACCTATGCTGATACTGGTCGCATGACAGGTTACTACGCAAGTGGATACATATATGTTAAAAACTTGAATATCAACAAAAATGTTACAATACACTATACATATGATGGCTATAATTGGTATGATCAATCTGCATCCTACTATAAGACATTATCAGATGGATCAGAGGTATGGTCTTTCACTACACCACATGAATCATACACACCAGCTCATCAATACACATACAATTGTAGATTTGCCATAAAATACGAAGTTAATGGTAACACCTATTGGGATAATAATAACGGAAATGATTATTTTCTTCAATGCAGCAGCACAAGTTTTAACTCACCATATGCACTATCCAAGAGTGTTGTTATGTTAGATAAAACAGGTCGTTCTTATAATTCTATCTATGGTTCTATTTTTATGAAAAACCTGGCTTATGATAAGGTAGTAAAAGTGCGTTATACTACAGACAATTGGCAAACTTATCATGATGTTGATGCTTCATATAATTGTAATCTAGGTAATAATGTAGAATTATGGTTATTCAATACAATCAATGACGGAAGTACTATTCCTTGGAGTTGTGGTGGAGAATATGCTGTGAGTTATACAGTAAATGGTGTAACTTATTGGGATAATAATTTTGGTGATAATTACAGTTTCTCACCTACACAGGACCCTAATCTTCCCTAA
- a CDS encoding carbohydrate-binding protein — MKRKYFRNLLTCMICFILAFNVGSLSISAQTTNDNVQLYSAKLETGSVSGDMMIGNVYYSTGIIYIKDLGVSKNVSVHYTYNGNDWYDQPAVYVKTLSDGSEVWRYRTPNQRFMGCRYTKCNCKFAVKYEVGGNTYWDNNNGNDYFIERGKDSYYSPIVLSKSVLTLDNIWCLSGNKHSLNICLKNLGYDKTVKVRYSNDNWQSYKESLASYKNTNANGIENWTTIIDVEGDFEFCIGYAVNGVTYWDNNFELNYRLYNIN, encoded by the coding sequence ATGAAAAGAAAGTATTTTAGAAACTTATTAACTTGTATGATTTGTTTTATTTTGGCATTTAATGTTGGAAGCCTTAGTATTTCAGCTCAAACGACCAATGATAATGTACAGTTGTACTCAGCAAAATTAGAGACAGGTTCCGTTAGCGGTGATATGATGATTGGTAATGTCTATTATTCAACTGGAATCATTTATATCAAGGATTTAGGGGTAAGTAAAAATGTTTCAGTACACTATACTTATAACGGTAATGATTGGTATGATCAACCAGCAGTATATGTTAAAACCTTATCCGATGGCTCAGAAGTCTGGAGATACAGAACACCTAACCAACGTTTTATGGGTTGCAGATATACTAAATGCAACTGCAAGTTTGCTGTAAAATATGAAGTAGGCGGTAATACATATTGGGATAATAATAATGGGAATGATTATTTTATTGAAAGAGGTAAAGATTCATATTATTCACCTATCGTATTATCTAAAAGTGTTTTAACATTAGATAATATTTGGTGTCTTAGTGGAAATAAACATTCATTAAACATATGTTTAAAGAATCTAGGCTATGATAAAACCGTAAAAGTACGATATTCTAATGATAACTGGCAAAGTTATAAAGAGAGTTTAGCTTCTTATAAAAATACAAATGCTAATGGCATTGAAAATTGGACAACTATAATTGATGTAGAAGGAGATTTTGAATTCTGTATTGGTTACGCTGTTAATGGTGTTACCTATTGGGACAATAATTTCGAACTAAATTATAGATTATATAATATCAATTAA
- a CDS encoding TrmB family transcriptional regulator, with the protein MNLIDALKSIGFTQQESIIYITLCKHGELSGYEAAKISGISRSNAYAALSSLVDKGSAHIIEGTSAKYIAISKDELIMNATRDFDENIQVIRDNLEFNLVTNNPYITIVDTKNIINKIKNMITQSKFRLYFCADKKILDIFSDEIIEAYNNDKKIVILSPEVPKFNHNKFYKSFNYESFKLIIDTEEVITGTLNQALYSRNTTLVRLIREAIINEIHLIDIKNNISD; encoded by the coding sequence ATGAATTTGATTGATGCATTAAAAAGCATTGGCTTTACTCAGCAGGAATCAATTATATACATTACCTTGTGTAAGCATGGAGAATTATCTGGCTACGAAGCAGCAAAAATATCTGGTATATCACGTTCTAATGCCTACGCTGCACTATCAAGTCTAGTTGACAAAGGTAGTGCTCATATAATAGAAGGTACTTCTGCAAAATACATTGCTATCTCTAAAGACGAACTGATTATGAATGCTACAAGAGATTTTGATGAAAATATACAAGTTATTAGAGATAACTTAGAATTCAACCTAGTTACTAATAATCCATATATTACTATTGTAGACACTAAAAATATAATTAATAAAATAAAAAATATGATTACTCAGTCTAAGTTCAGATTATATTTTTGTGCTGATAAAAAAATTCTGGATATATTTTCAGATGAGATAATAGAAGCTTATAATAATGATAAGAAAATAGTGATCCTATCACCAGAAGTTCCAAAGTTCAATCATAACAAATTTTATAAATCATTTAACTATGAATCTTTTAAGCTTATTATAGATACTGAAGAAGTCATTACAGGAACATTGAATCAAGCACTCTACTCTCGTAATACTACTTTAGTGCGACTTATTAGAGAAGCAATAATTAATGAAATTCATTTAATAGATATAAAAAACAATATATCTGATTAA
- a CDS encoding LacI family DNA-binding transcriptional regulator: MEKKNVKEIAKLAGVSTATISRVINNNPNVKESTRQHVLEIVNKYGFKPDRLAKNLRTKKSYTLLVLIPTVENPYFAEIIRGINEKVYNTKYEVIIGTVEHKRNSMEIFLDLLKTNQIDGAIFVSSSIDKSQLINIKDKKNIVLCNEYIEGMDISYVCINNLLASYEATKKLIESGCKNLCYLAGRKKSISSEKRKLGFQKCLDEYDITSSAEHVIYGPNSIESGYESMKKIHDSNIKFDGILVNSDLKAAGVIQYLKQKDFKIGEDVKLICFDGTFVSEIITPKITTINQPGYIIGQKSLELLVNQLEDSECDFQSIIVEHEIKKGETL; this comes from the coding sequence ATGGAAAAGAAAAATGTCAAAGAAATTGCAAAACTCGCTGGTGTATCCACAGCAACAATATCAAGAGTAATAAACAATAACCCAAATGTTAAGGAGTCTACTAGACAACATGTCCTAGAGATTGTTAACAAATATGGCTTTAAACCAGATAGATTAGCTAAGAATCTGAGAACTAAAAAGAGCTATACTTTACTAGTATTGATTCCAACTGTGGAGAATCCATATTTTGCTGAGATTATACGTGGAATTAATGAAAAGGTATACAATACTAAGTACGAGGTTATTATTGGAACTGTGGAGCATAAACGTAATTCAATGGAGATTTTCTTGGATTTGCTTAAGACCAATCAAATAGATGGTGCCATATTCGTTTCATCAAGTATTGATAAATCACAATTGATAAACATAAAAGATAAGAAAAATATCGTGCTTTGTAATGAATATATTGAAGGAATGGATATTTCCTATGTCTGCATAAATAATCTATTAGCTTCATATGAAGCTACAAAGAAACTTATAGAATCAGGATGTAAGAATCTATGTTATCTTGCAGGACGTAAGAAATCAATTTCCAGTGAAAAGAGGAAATTGGGTTTTCAGAAGTGCTTAGATGAATATGATATTACAAGTTCAGCCGAACATGTGATATATGGTCCCAACTCTATAGAATCAGGGTATGAATCTATGAAGAAGATCCATGACAGCAATATAAAATTTGATGGTATACTTGTTAATTCAGATTTAAAGGCTGCAGGGGTAATACAATATCTAAAACAGAAAGATTTTAAAATTGGAGAAGACGTAAAATTAATTTGTTTTGATGGTACTTTTGTTTCAGAGATTATAACACCTAAGATTACAACTATTAATCAACCAGGTTACATTATCGGACAGAAAAGTTTGGAACTGTTAGTGAATCAACTTGAAGATTCAGAGTGTGATTTTCAATCAATAATCGTGGAACATGAAATTAAAAAGGGCGAAACTTTATAA
- a CDS encoding GH1 family beta-glucosidase, with translation MISEMTDDFKWGISTSAYQIEGGYQEDGKGQSIWDVFTENKDNIVDGSDGKVACNHYELYKDDIDLIANLGIKYYRFSIAWTRIFPNNSYEINEKGIEFYIDLIKYMIQKGIEPLVCLHHWDLPYYLYEQGGWLNRECVEAFEKYAETVFIRLGKYVKHWTTFNQPYSIAYGGYVTGKRAPGKQDIPSAFKVIHNVLLAHGKAVGKFRELNIEGKIGIILNLMPVHCLSEEDEDVRQLEDEFRNKWFLDAVFMGTYPKMSRTFLEKEYNMDFNELMQAEDMKVISERLDFIGVNYYTRKIVRYNEECLFNVEYIDGSNDSTDDFREIYPNGLKEALGFIRKYDPQLDIYITENGADYRGDKVEDILNDEKRIEFLDCHFNTIKELIHDGFPIKGYYLWTLFDNFEWENGYVGKYGIVYVNRDTQERIVKNSGKWYTGYINENKRFW, from the coding sequence ATGATAAGTGAAATGACAGATGATTTTAAGTGGGGAATATCAACGTCTGCTTACCAAATAGAAGGAGGATACCAAGAAGATGGTAAAGGTCAGTCTATTTGGGACGTTTTTACAGAAAACAAAGATAACATTGTTGATGGAAGTGACGGAAAAGTCGCGTGTAATCATTATGAATTATACAAGGATGATATTGACCTGATTGCAAATCTAGGTATCAAATATTATAGATTCAGTATTGCGTGGACAAGAATATTCCCTAACAATTCCTATGAGATAAATGAAAAGGGTATAGAGTTCTATATTGATTTAATTAAGTATATGATTCAAAAAGGAATTGAACCTTTGGTATGTCTACATCATTGGGATTTACCTTATTATCTGTATGAGCAAGGTGGATGGTTGAATAGAGAATGTGTAGAGGCATTTGAAAAATATGCTGAAACAGTATTTATTCGTTTGGGTAAATATGTTAAACACTGGACTACATTCAATCAACCTTATTCTATTGCATATGGTGGTTATGTTACTGGGAAAAGGGCACCTGGAAAACAAGATATACCATCTGCATTTAAAGTAATACATAATGTTTTGCTTGCACATGGTAAAGCTGTAGGTAAGTTCAGAGAATTGAATATTGAGGGTAAAATAGGTATAATATTAAATTTGATGCCTGTACATTGTCTAAGTGAAGAAGATGAAGATGTTAGACAATTGGAAGATGAATTCAGAAATAAATGGTTCTTGGATGCAGTATTCATGGGTACTTATCCAAAAATGTCCAGGACCTTTCTTGAAAAAGAATATAATATGGATTTCAATGAATTGATGCAAGCAGAGGATATGAAGGTTATATCTGAGAGATTGGATTTTATCGGTGTAAATTATTATACTAGAAAGATTGTTAGATATAATGAAGAGTGTTTATTTAATGTTGAATATATAGATGGAAGTAATGATTCAACAGATGATTTTCGTGAGATATACCCTAATGGATTAAAAGAAGCTCTAGGATTCATAAGAAAATACGATCCCCAATTGGATATATATATAACTGAAAATGGTGCTGATTATAGAGGCGATAAAGTTGAAGATATATTGAATGATGAAAAAAGAATAGAATTCTTGGACTGTCATTTTAATACGATCAAGGAATTAATTCATGATGGATTTCCTATTAAAGGGTACTATCTGTGGACACTATTTGATAATTTTGAATGGGAAAATGGATATGTTGGAAAATATGGTATAGTCTATGTGAATAGAGATACTCAAGAGAGAATTGTGAAAAATAGTGGAAAATGGTATACTGGATATATAAATGAAAATAAAAGGTTTTGGTGA
- a CDS encoding carbohydrate-binding protein, translating into MKRKYFRNSVTLMICFILTLSVNSFSILAQTPNVELYSAKIMQKGFNSDYTAKGYIHVKNLNYDKNVTLHYTYDGTTWLEQKAEYLKNLSPEDEVWSFDINIPKDKSNNCTFAIKYEVDGNTYWDNNNGENYYVEYSYSDSNTPYALSKSIVMLDTGRHNYRYGVQGFMFLKDLDYAKDVKVFYTKDGWKTQKSVDATYRKDVGNNIESWEFFIPCYYYEEGEYAISYTVNGQTYWDNNFGDNYSLTGFYE; encoded by the coding sequence ATGAAAAGAAAGTATTTTAGAAACTCAGTAACTTTAATGATTTGTTTTATTTTGACCCTTAGTGTAAATAGCTTTAGTATTTTAGCACAGACGCCTAATGTAGAGCTGTATTCTGCTAAGATAATGCAAAAAGGATTTAACAGTGATTATACTGCAAAAGGTTATATACATGTTAAAAACTTGAACTATGATAAAAACGTTACTTTACATTATACATATGATGGCACTACTTGGCTTGAGCAAAAAGCTGAATATTTAAAGAATCTATCACCAGAAGATGAAGTTTGGTCTTTTGATATAAATATACCAAAGGATAAATCTAATAATTGTACATTTGCAATAAAATATGAAGTTGATGGTAATACATATTGGGACAATAACAATGGAGAAAACTATTATGTTGAATATAGTTACTCAGATAGCAATACTCCTTATGCATTATCAAAAAGCATAGTTATGTTAGATACTGGTAGACATAATTATCGTTATGGAGTACAAGGATTCATGTTCTTGAAAGATCTGGATTATGCTAAAGATGTAAAAGTCTTCTATACAAAAGACGGTTGGAAAACACAAAAATCTGTGGATGCCACTTACAGAAAAGATGTTGGCAACAATATAGAATCATGGGAATTCTTCATACCATGTTATTACTATGAAGAAGGAGAATATGCTATAAGCTATACTGTTAATGGTCAAACTTATTGGGATAACAATTTTGGTGACAACTACAGCCTTACAGGATTCTATGAATAA
- the lysA gene encoding diaminopimelate decarboxylase produces MLTTYNKVSDETNFFGNTTPVELIKEYGSPLYVYNENVMRERCRELKNLITYPNFSVNYSVKANGNLTLLQIAREEGLNADAMSPGEIFVELKAGFKPEQILYISNNVSKEEMQFAIDRDILVSVDSVSQLESYGQINEGGRVCIRFNSGVGAGHHEKVITGGKKTKFGVDPNFIPEVKEIISKYKLNLVGINQHIGSLFMEGDKYVEGVKSVLDIAEKFDNLEFVDLGGGFGIPYQKLAGQKRLDLQDLGKKLDKVFFDFADKYGKQITFKVEPGRYIAAECGNLLGTVYSIKNNYGMKYVGTDLGFNVLKRPVMYDSHHDIEIFRESNVPSTKSETVNIVGNICESGDIIAKQRELPEIFEGDIINVLDAGAYGYCMASNYNNRLRPAEVLITSEGNAKLIRRRDTFEDLVRNFE; encoded by the coding sequence ATGCTAACAACATATAACAAAGTATCAGATGAAACTAATTTTTTTGGTAATACTACCCCAGTGGAATTAATAAAAGAATATGGTAGTCCACTATATGTGTATAATGAAAATGTAATGAGAGAAAGATGTAGAGAGCTGAAAAATCTTATAACATATCCTAATTTCTCTGTAAATTATTCTGTAAAAGCTAATGGCAATCTAACTTTATTACAAATTGCTCGTGAAGAAGGTCTTAACGCTGACGCAATGTCCCCAGGGGAAATCTTTGTTGAATTAAAAGCTGGATTCAAGCCAGAACAGATATTGTACATTAGTAATAATGTATCAAAAGAAGAAATGCAATTTGCAATAGATAGGGATATTCTAGTAAGTGTCGATTCAGTTTCACAACTAGAATCATACGGTCAAATAAATGAAGGCGGAAGAGTATGTATAAGATTCAATTCTGGTGTCGGTGCAGGACATCATGAAAAAGTTATTACAGGTGGAAAGAAAACCAAGTTCGGTGTAGACCCTAATTTCATCCCAGAAGTAAAAGAGATTATATCCAAATATAAACTTAACCTAGTAGGTATTAATCAGCATATCGGTTCATTATTCATGGAAGGTGACAAATATGTCGAGGGTGTTAAATCTGTTTTGGACATAGCTGAAAAATTTGATAATCTTGAATTTGTAGATTTGGGTGGTGGATTCGGTATCCCTTACCAAAAACTAGCTGGTCAAAAGAGATTAGATCTACAAGACTTAGGTAAAAAGTTAGACAAAGTATTCTTTGATTTTGCTGATAAGTATGGCAAACAAATAACTTTCAAAGTAGAACCTGGACGTTATATTGCTGCTGAATGTGGTAATCTATTGGGTACAGTTTATTCTATCAAAAATAATTATGGAATGAAGTATGTAGGGACAGACTTAGGATTCAATGTACTTAAAAGACCAGTTATGTATGATTCTCACCACGACATAGAGATATTCAGAGAATCCAATGTCCCATCAACAAAATCAGAAACAGTAAACATTGTGGGTAATATCTGCGAAAGTGGAGATATCATAGCTAAACAACGTGAACTACCTGAGATTTTTGAAGGCGATATAATTAATGTTTTAGATGCAGGAGCTTATGGATATTGCATGGCATCCAACTACAACAATAGACTTCGTCCTGCTGAGGTACTTATAACTTCAGAGGGTAATGCAAAGCTAATCCGTCGCAGAGATACTTTTGAAGATCTAGTGAGAAACTTTGAATAA
- a CDS encoding ABC transporter substrate-binding protein → MKKLLKLLLTTMLISVLVFSLAACGGKKTPKDDTYNQENQVEKDDTSKTDEDKDTNEDKDTNDKKDETTSNEEEKDTSSESDIYPLTITDKYGKEITIEKEPKTVVSISPEFTETIFALGAGDKIIGRTDFCDYPSEVANIESIGGLQEFNIEKIVDLNPDIVVTSAHVKDDAVAKLQEQGITVLSLSWNESFEGIYGYISTLGEVINKKQEANELVTSMKDKVGEIQKAIEGKEKPTTYFVVGYGEGGDFTATGDTFLSEAMALAGADNIAKDATGWAYSIEQIVDKDPEIVICSDKYDSKTTLESLEGYKDLTAVKEGKLYEIDENLFFRQGPRIVDGLTNLVKIIHPDAIK, encoded by the coding sequence ATGAAAAAATTATTAAAGCTGTTACTGACAACTATGTTAATTTCAGTACTCGTTTTTAGTTTAGCTGCTTGTGGCGGCAAGAAGACACCAAAGGATGATACATACAATCAAGAGAATCAAGTAGAAAAAGATGATACATCAAAGACTGATGAAGACAAAGATACTAATGAAGATAAGGATACTAATGATAAGAAAGATGAAACCACTAGTAATGAAGAGGAAAAAGATACTAGTAGCGAATCAGATATATATCCATTAACAATAACAGATAAGTATGGTAAGGAAATAACAATTGAAAAAGAACCAAAAACTGTAGTTTCAATTTCACCAGAATTTACAGAAACAATATTTGCTCTAGGAGCAGGAGACAAAATAATTGGTAGAACAGATTTTTGTGACTATCCAAGTGAAGTAGCGAATATAGAATCAATTGGTGGTTTACAAGAATTTAATATTGAGAAAATAGTAGACCTTAATCCTGATATTGTAGTTACATCTGCTCATGTAAAAGATGATGCTGTAGCTAAGTTACAAGAACAAGGTATCACTGTTTTATCACTTTCTTGGAATGAAAGCTTTGAAGGAATATACGGTTATATAAGTACACTTGGTGAAGTTATTAATAAAAAACAAGAAGCAAATGAATTAGTAACTAGTATGAAAGATAAAGTAGGAGAAATCCAAAAAGCAATAGAAGGAAAAGAAAAACCAACAACATATTTTGTAGTAGGATATGGAGAAGGTGGAGATTTTACAGCTACTGGAGATACCTTCTTAAGTGAAGCCATGGCTTTGGCTGGAGCTGACAATATAGCGAAAGATGCTACAGGTTGGGCATATAGTATTGAGCAGATAGTTGATAAAGACCCTGAGATTGTCATATGTTCAGATAAGTATGATTCTAAAACTACGTTAGAATCATTAGAAGGATATAAGGATTTAACTGCTGTCAAAGAAGGAAAATTATACGAAATTGATGAAAATCTATTCTTTAGACAAGGACCTAGAATAGTTGATGGATTGACTAATTTAGTTAAGATAATTCATCCAGATGCTATTAAATAA